Within Hypomesus transpacificus isolate Combined female chromosome 10, fHypTra1, whole genome shotgun sequence, the genomic segment TTGAGTTAAACGCCTCTTCACCCATCATTGACTAGTCAATTACTCATCGACAGTAGGCATGGCTACCTGTACTACTATTTTGAAGTGGAACAAACAATAAATGAGTGATAAGACTGTGAGATAAAAAGATGAGAAACCACAGTTGGTGAGCCCATAGTTTGAGAGAGTCACCTTGAGTCTGCTCTCATCAGCAGTGCCTGGTAAAGGTCCGACTTGAGGAACCGTGGGTAGCAGTCCCTGGCCATCAGACTGTAGATCAGCTTCTGTGCTGTGTCGAAGGAGgacaggctgggctgggagATGTTTTTGGTTATGTTTTCTCTGGTCCCGCAATCAATATTGATCTATGGACAAAGATATGAGACTAGTCATTCATTTAAAATAGCCATTATGTGCTACACCTGCTTAcgtcagttttttttcttttaacagAGACTATCAGTATTGTAGTTGCTTTCAGTTCTTCAGGGTTCATGGCAGATTCCACGTGGTCTAATCGGATGACTCTACCTGTCTGGGGGCTTCCACTTGGACAAACTCTGAGTAGATCCTATTGGCAGAGGAGATCATCTCAGGGACTGACTTAATCTTTTTGTACTCCTCACAGGCCATCCAAAACAAGATGTTCTCCTCACTGTACTCCGACTTGAGGAAATCACGGAAAGCTATCTGGCCAGCTGAAGACAGATGAGGACAACAATTATGGAATGACTGTGAACTCAAAACACTCACAAAAAACATTCTTCAGTCA encodes:
- the rgs1 gene encoding regulator of G-protein signaling 21 isoform X2 → MAIKLCCFPKDPLEEAETWGESVDKLLECKSGQIAFRDFLKSEYSEENILFWMACEEYKKIKSVPEMISSANRIYSEFVQVEAPRQINIDCGTRENITKNISQPSLSSFDTAQKLIYSLMARDCYPRFLKSDLYQALLMRADSR
- the rgs1 gene encoding regulator of G-protein signaling 21 isoform X3; this encodes MWKGRFALSDPLEEAETWGESVDKLLECKSGQIAFRDFLKSEYSEENILFWMACEEYKKIKSVPEMISSANRIYSEFVQVEAPRQINIDCGTRENITKNISQPSLSSFDTAQKLIYSLMARDCYPRFLKSDLYQALLMRADSR
- the rgs1 gene encoding regulator of G-protein signaling 21 isoform X1, coding for MWKGRFALSGRLCCFPKDPLEEAETWGESVDKLLECKSGQIAFRDFLKSEYSEENILFWMACEEYKKIKSVPEMISSANRIYSEFVQVEAPRQINIDCGTRENITKNISQPSLSSFDTAQKLIYSLMARDCYPRFLKSDLYQALLMRADSR